A stretch of the Macaca mulatta isolate MMU2019108-1 chromosome 14, T2T-MMU8v2.0, whole genome shotgun sequence genome encodes the following:
- the RELT gene encoding tumor necrosis factor receptor superfamily member 19L isoform X3: MKPSLLCRPLSCFLMLLPWPLATLTSTTLWQCPPGEEPDLNPGQGTLCRPCPPGTFSAAWGSSPCQPHARCSLQRRLEAQVGTATQDTLCGDCWPGWFGPWGVPRVPCQPCSWAPLGIHGCDEWGRRARRGVEVAAGASSGGETRQPGNGTRAGGPEETAAQYAVIAIVPVFCLMGLLGILVCNLLKRKGYHCTAHKEVGPGPGGGGSGINPAYRTEDVNEDTIGVLVRLITEKKENAAALEELLKEYHSKQLVQTSHRPVSKLPPAPPNVPHICPHRHHLHTVQGLASLSGPCCSRCSQKKWPEVLLSPEAVAATTSAPSFLPNPTRVPKAGAKAGRQGEITILSVGRFRVARIPEQRTSSMVSEVKTITEAGPSAGDLPDSPQPGLPAEQQALLGSGGSHTKWLKPPAENKTENRYVVRLSESNLVI; encoded by the exons ATGAAGCCAAGTCTGCTGTGCCGGCCCCTGTCCTGCTTCCTTATG CTGCTGCCCTGGCCTCTGGCCACCCTGACATCAACAACCCTTTGGCAGTGCCCACCTGGAGAGGAGCCTGACCTG AACCCAGGTCAGGGCACATTATGCAGGCCCTGCCCCCCAGGCACCTTCTCAGCTGCATGGGGCTCCAGCCCATGTCAGCCCCATGCCCGCTGCAGCCTTCAGAGGAGgctggaggcccaggtgggcacgGCAACTCAAGATACACTCTGTGGAGACTGCTGGCCTGG GTGGTTTGGGCCTTGGGGGGTTCCCCGTGTTCCATGTCAACCGTGTTCCTGGGCACCTCTGGGTATTCACGGCTGTGATG AGTGGGGTCGGCGGGCCCGACGTGGCGTGGAGGTGGCAGCAGGGGCCAGCAGCGGTGGTGAGACACGGCAGCCTGGGAATGGCACCCGGGCAGGTGGCCCAGAGGAGACGGCCGCCCAGTACGCGGTCATCGCCATCGTGCCTGTCTTCTGCCTCATGGGGCTGTTGGGCATCCTGGTGTGCAACCTCCTCAAGCGGAAGGGCTACCACTGCACGGCGCACAAGGAGGTCGGGCCcggccctggaggtggaggcagtg GAATCAACCCTGCCTACCGGACTGAGGATGTCAATGAGGACACCATTGGGGTCCTGGTGCGCCTGATCACAGAGAAGAAAG AGAATGCTGCGGCCCTGGAGGAGCTGCTGAAAGAGTACCACAGCAAACAGCTGGTGCAGACGAGCCACAGGCCTGTGTCCAA GCTGCCGCCAGCGCCCCCGAACGTGCCGCACATCTGCCCGCACCGCCACCACCTCCACACCGTGCAGGGCCTGGCCTCGCTCTCTGGCCCCTGCTGCTCCCGTTGTAGCCAGAAGAAGTGGCCTGAGGTGCTGCTGTCCCCTGAGGCTGTAGCTGCCACTACTTCTGCTCCCAGCTTTCTGCCTAACCCGACCAGGGTTCCCAAGGCCGGGGCCAAGGCAGGGCGCCAGGGCGAGATCACCATCTTATCTGTGGGCAG GTTCCGCGTGGCTCGAATTCCTGAGCAACGGACAAGTTCAATGGTGTCTGAGGTGAAGACCATCACGGAGGCTGGGCCCTCGGCGGGTGATCTCCCTGACTCCCCACAACCTGGCCTCCCCGCTGAGCAGCAGGCACTGCTAGGAAGTGGCGGAAGCCATACTAAGTGGCTGAAGCCCCCAGCAGAGAACAAGACCGAG AACCGCTACGTGGTCCGCCTAAGTGAGAGCAACCTGGTCATCTGA
- the RELT gene encoding tumor necrosis factor receptor superfamily member 19L isoform X1, with protein sequence MKPSLLCRPLSCFLMLLPWPLATLTSTTLWQCPPGEEPDLNPGQGTLCRPCPPGTFSAAWGSSPCQPHARCSLQRRLEAQVGTATQDTLCGDCWPGWFGPWGVPRVPCQPCSWAPLGIHGCDEWGRRARRGVEVAAGASSGGETRQPGNGTRAGGPEETAAQYAVIAIVPVFCLMGLLGILVCNLLKRKGYHCTAHKEVGPGPGGGGSGINPAYRTEDVNEDTIGVLVRLITEKKENAAALEELLKEYHSKQLVQTSHRPVSKLPPAPPNVPHICPHRHHLHTVQGLASLSGPCCSRCSQKKWPEVLLSPEAVAATTSAPSFLPNPTRVPKAGAKAGRQGEITILSVGRFRVARIPEQRTSSMVSEVKTITEAGPSAGDLPDSPQPGLPAEQQALLGSGGSHTKWLKPPAENKTEENRYVVRLSESNLVI encoded by the exons ATGAAGCCAAGTCTGCTGTGCCGGCCCCTGTCCTGCTTCCTTATG CTGCTGCCCTGGCCTCTGGCCACCCTGACATCAACAACCCTTTGGCAGTGCCCACCTGGAGAGGAGCCTGACCTG AACCCAGGTCAGGGCACATTATGCAGGCCCTGCCCCCCAGGCACCTTCTCAGCTGCATGGGGCTCCAGCCCATGTCAGCCCCATGCCCGCTGCAGCCTTCAGAGGAGgctggaggcccaggtgggcacgGCAACTCAAGATACACTCTGTGGAGACTGCTGGCCTGG GTGGTTTGGGCCTTGGGGGGTTCCCCGTGTTCCATGTCAACCGTGTTCCTGGGCACCTCTGGGTATTCACGGCTGTGATG AGTGGGGTCGGCGGGCCCGACGTGGCGTGGAGGTGGCAGCAGGGGCCAGCAGCGGTGGTGAGACACGGCAGCCTGGGAATGGCACCCGGGCAGGTGGCCCAGAGGAGACGGCCGCCCAGTACGCGGTCATCGCCATCGTGCCTGTCTTCTGCCTCATGGGGCTGTTGGGCATCCTGGTGTGCAACCTCCTCAAGCGGAAGGGCTACCACTGCACGGCGCACAAGGAGGTCGGGCCcggccctggaggtggaggcagtg GAATCAACCCTGCCTACCGGACTGAGGATGTCAATGAGGACACCATTGGGGTCCTGGTGCGCCTGATCACAGAGAAGAAAG AGAATGCTGCGGCCCTGGAGGAGCTGCTGAAAGAGTACCACAGCAAACAGCTGGTGCAGACGAGCCACAGGCCTGTGTCCAA GCTGCCGCCAGCGCCCCCGAACGTGCCGCACATCTGCCCGCACCGCCACCACCTCCACACCGTGCAGGGCCTGGCCTCGCTCTCTGGCCCCTGCTGCTCCCGTTGTAGCCAGAAGAAGTGGCCTGAGGTGCTGCTGTCCCCTGAGGCTGTAGCTGCCACTACTTCTGCTCCCAGCTTTCTGCCTAACCCGACCAGGGTTCCCAAGGCCGGGGCCAAGGCAGGGCGCCAGGGCGAGATCACCATCTTATCTGTGGGCAG GTTCCGCGTGGCTCGAATTCCTGAGCAACGGACAAGTTCAATGGTGTCTGAGGTGAAGACCATCACGGAGGCTGGGCCCTCGGCGGGTGATCTCCCTGACTCCCCACAACCTGGCCTCCCCGCTGAGCAGCAGGCACTGCTAGGAAGTGGCGGAAGCCATACTAAGTGGCTGAAGCCCCCAGCAGAGAACAAGACCGAG GAGAACCGCTACGTGGTCCGCCTAAGTGAGAGCAACCTGGTCATCTGA
- the RELT gene encoding tumor necrosis factor receptor superfamily member 19L isoform X6, whose translation MKPSLLCRPLSCFLMLLPWPLATLTSTTLWQCPPGEEPDLNPGQGTLCRPCPPGTFSAAWGSSPCQPHARCSLQRRLEAQVGTATQDTLCGDCWPGWFGPWGVPRVPCQPCSWAPLGIHGCDEWGRRARRGVEVAAGASSGGETRQPGNGTRAGGPEETAAQYAVIAIVPVFCLMGLLGILVCNLLKRKGYHCTAHKEVGPGPGGGGSGEARLGSGPLSSPGINPAYRTEDVNEDTIGVLVRLITEKKENAAALEELLKEYHSKQLVQTSHRPVSKLPPAPPNVPHICPHRHHLHTVQGLASLSGPCCSRCSQKKWPEVLLSPEAVAATTSAPSFLPNPTRVPKAGAKAGRQGEITILSVGRFRVARIPEQRTSSMVSEVKTITEAGPSAGDLPDSPQPGLPAEQQALLGSGGSHTKWLKPPAENKTEENRYVVRLSESNLVI comes from the exons ATGAAGCCAAGTCTGCTGTGCCGGCCCCTGTCCTGCTTCCTTATG CTGCTGCCCTGGCCTCTGGCCACCCTGACATCAACAACCCTTTGGCAGTGCCCACCTGGAGAGGAGCCTGACCTG AACCCAGGTCAGGGCACATTATGCAGGCCCTGCCCCCCAGGCACCTTCTCAGCTGCATGGGGCTCCAGCCCATGTCAGCCCCATGCCCGCTGCAGCCTTCAGAGGAGgctggaggcccaggtgggcacgGCAACTCAAGATACACTCTGTGGAGACTGCTGGCCTGG GTGGTTTGGGCCTTGGGGGGTTCCCCGTGTTCCATGTCAACCGTGTTCCTGGGCACCTCTGGGTATTCACGGCTGTGATG AGTGGGGTCGGCGGGCCCGACGTGGCGTGGAGGTGGCAGCAGGGGCCAGCAGCGGTGGTGAGACACGGCAGCCTGGGAATGGCACCCGGGCAGGTGGCCCAGAGGAGACGGCCGCCCAGTACGCGGTCATCGCCATCGTGCCTGTCTTCTGCCTCATGGGGCTGTTGGGCATCCTGGTGTGCAACCTCCTCAAGCGGAAGGGCTACCACTGCACGGCGCACAAGGAGGTCGGGCCcggccctggaggtggaggcagtgGTGAGGCCCGGCTGGG ATCAGGGCCCTTGTCTTCCCCAGGAATCAACCCTGCCTACCGGACTGAGGATGTCAATGAGGACACCATTGGGGTCCTGGTGCGCCTGATCACAGAGAAGAAAG AGAATGCTGCGGCCCTGGAGGAGCTGCTGAAAGAGTACCACAGCAAACAGCTGGTGCAGACGAGCCACAGGCCTGTGTCCAA GCTGCCGCCAGCGCCCCCGAACGTGCCGCACATCTGCCCGCACCGCCACCACCTCCACACCGTGCAGGGCCTGGCCTCGCTCTCTGGCCCCTGCTGCTCCCGTTGTAGCCAGAAGAAGTGGCCTGAGGTGCTGCTGTCCCCTGAGGCTGTAGCTGCCACTACTTCTGCTCCCAGCTTTCTGCCTAACCCGACCAGGGTTCCCAAGGCCGGGGCCAAGGCAGGGCGCCAGGGCGAGATCACCATCTTATCTGTGGGCAG GTTCCGCGTGGCTCGAATTCCTGAGCAACGGACAAGTTCAATGGTGTCTGAGGTGAAGACCATCACGGAGGCTGGGCCCTCGGCGGGTGATCTCCCTGACTCCCCACAACCTGGCCTCCCCGCTGAGCAGCAGGCACTGCTAGGAAGTGGCGGAAGCCATACTAAGTGGCTGAAGCCCCCAGCAGAGAACAAGACCGAG GAGAACCGCTACGTGGTCCGCCTAAGTGAGAGCAACCTGGTCATCTGA
- the RELT gene encoding tumor necrosis factor receptor superfamily member 19L isoform X7: MKPSLLCRPLSCFLMLLPWPLATLTSTTLWQCPPGEEPDLNPGQGTLCRPCPPGTFSAAWGSSPCQPHARCSLQRRLEAQVGTATQDTLCGDCWPGWFGPWGVPRVPCQPCSWAPLGIHGCDEWGRRARRGVEVAAGASSGGETRQPGNGTRAGGPEETAAQYAVIAIVPVFCLMGLLGILVCNLLKRKGYHCTAHKEVGPGPGGGGSGINPAYRTEDVNEDTIGVLVRLITEKKENAAALEELLKEYHSKQLVQTSHRPVSKFRVARIPEQRTSSMVSEVKTITEAGPSAGDLPDSPQPGLPAEQQALLGSGGSHTKWLKPPAENKTEENRYVVRLSESNLVI; this comes from the exons ATGAAGCCAAGTCTGCTGTGCCGGCCCCTGTCCTGCTTCCTTATG CTGCTGCCCTGGCCTCTGGCCACCCTGACATCAACAACCCTTTGGCAGTGCCCACCTGGAGAGGAGCCTGACCTG AACCCAGGTCAGGGCACATTATGCAGGCCCTGCCCCCCAGGCACCTTCTCAGCTGCATGGGGCTCCAGCCCATGTCAGCCCCATGCCCGCTGCAGCCTTCAGAGGAGgctggaggcccaggtgggcacgGCAACTCAAGATACACTCTGTGGAGACTGCTGGCCTGG GTGGTTTGGGCCTTGGGGGGTTCCCCGTGTTCCATGTCAACCGTGTTCCTGGGCACCTCTGGGTATTCACGGCTGTGATG AGTGGGGTCGGCGGGCCCGACGTGGCGTGGAGGTGGCAGCAGGGGCCAGCAGCGGTGGTGAGACACGGCAGCCTGGGAATGGCACCCGGGCAGGTGGCCCAGAGGAGACGGCCGCCCAGTACGCGGTCATCGCCATCGTGCCTGTCTTCTGCCTCATGGGGCTGTTGGGCATCCTGGTGTGCAACCTCCTCAAGCGGAAGGGCTACCACTGCACGGCGCACAAGGAGGTCGGGCCcggccctggaggtggaggcagtg GAATCAACCCTGCCTACCGGACTGAGGATGTCAATGAGGACACCATTGGGGTCCTGGTGCGCCTGATCACAGAGAAGAAAG AGAATGCTGCGGCCCTGGAGGAGCTGCTGAAAGAGTACCACAGCAAACAGCTGGTGCAGACGAGCCACAGGCCTGTGTCCAA GTTCCGCGTGGCTCGAATTCCTGAGCAACGGACAAGTTCAATGGTGTCTGAGGTGAAGACCATCACGGAGGCTGGGCCCTCGGCGGGTGATCTCCCTGACTCCCCACAACCTGGCCTCCCCGCTGAGCAGCAGGCACTGCTAGGAAGTGGCGGAAGCCATACTAAGTGGCTGAAGCCCCCAGCAGAGAACAAGACCGAG GAGAACCGCTACGTGGTCCGCCTAAGTGAGAGCAACCTGGTCATCTGA
- the RELT gene encoding tumor necrosis factor receptor superfamily member 19L isoform X8: MKPSLLCRPLSCFLMLLPWPLATLTSTTLWQCPPGEEPDLNPGQGTLCRPCPPGTFSAAWGSSPCQPHARCSLQRRLEAQVGTATQDTLCGDCWPGWFGPWGVPRVPCQPCSWAPLGIHGCDGINPAYRTEDVNEDTIGVLVRLITEKKENAAALEELLKEYHSKQLVQTSHRPVSKLPPAPPNVPHICPHRHHLHTVQGLASLSGPCCSRCSQKKWPEVLLSPEAVAATTSAPSFLPNPTRVPKAGAKAGRQGEITILSVGRFRVARIPEQRTSSMVSEVKTITEAGPSAGDLPDSPQPGLPAEQQALLGSGGSHTKWLKPPAENKTEENRYVVRLSESNLVI; this comes from the exons ATGAAGCCAAGTCTGCTGTGCCGGCCCCTGTCCTGCTTCCTTATG CTGCTGCCCTGGCCTCTGGCCACCCTGACATCAACAACCCTTTGGCAGTGCCCACCTGGAGAGGAGCCTGACCTG AACCCAGGTCAGGGCACATTATGCAGGCCCTGCCCCCCAGGCACCTTCTCAGCTGCATGGGGCTCCAGCCCATGTCAGCCCCATGCCCGCTGCAGCCTTCAGAGGAGgctggaggcccaggtgggcacgGCAACTCAAGATACACTCTGTGGAGACTGCTGGCCTGG GTGGTTTGGGCCTTGGGGGGTTCCCCGTGTTCCATGTCAACCGTGTTCCTGGGCACCTCTGGGTATTCACGGCTGTGATG GAATCAACCCTGCCTACCGGACTGAGGATGTCAATGAGGACACCATTGGGGTCCTGGTGCGCCTGATCACAGAGAAGAAAG AGAATGCTGCGGCCCTGGAGGAGCTGCTGAAAGAGTACCACAGCAAACAGCTGGTGCAGACGAGCCACAGGCCTGTGTCCAA GCTGCCGCCAGCGCCCCCGAACGTGCCGCACATCTGCCCGCACCGCCACCACCTCCACACCGTGCAGGGCCTGGCCTCGCTCTCTGGCCCCTGCTGCTCCCGTTGTAGCCAGAAGAAGTGGCCTGAGGTGCTGCTGTCCCCTGAGGCTGTAGCTGCCACTACTTCTGCTCCCAGCTTTCTGCCTAACCCGACCAGGGTTCCCAAGGCCGGGGCCAAGGCAGGGCGCCAGGGCGAGATCACCATCTTATCTGTGGGCAG GTTCCGCGTGGCTCGAATTCCTGAGCAACGGACAAGTTCAATGGTGTCTGAGGTGAAGACCATCACGGAGGCTGGGCCCTCGGCGGGTGATCTCCCTGACTCCCCACAACCTGGCCTCCCCGCTGAGCAGCAGGCACTGCTAGGAAGTGGCGGAAGCCATACTAAGTGGCTGAAGCCCCCAGCAGAGAACAAGACCGAG GAGAACCGCTACGTGGTCCGCCTAAGTGAGAGCAACCTGGTCATCTGA
- the RELT gene encoding tumor necrosis factor receptor superfamily member 19L isoform X5, translating into MKPSLLCRPLSCFLMCPPGEEPDLNPGQGTLCRPCPPGTFSAAWGSSPCQPHARCSLQRRLEAQVGTATQDTLCGDCWPGWFGPWGVPRVPCQPCSWAPLGIHGCDEWGRRARRGVEVAAGASSGGETRQPGNGTRAGGPEETAAQYAVIAIVPVFCLMGLLGILVCNLLKRKGYHCTAHKEVGPGPGGGGSGINPAYRTEDVNEDTIGVLVRLITEKKENAAALEELLKEYHSKQLVQTSHRPVSKLPPAPPNVPHICPHRHHLHTVQGLASLSGPCCSRCSQKKWPEVLLSPEAVAATTSAPSFLPNPTRVPKAGAKAGRQGEITILSVGRFRVARIPEQRTSSMVSEVKTITEAGPSAGDLPDSPQPGLPAEQQALLGSGGSHTKWLKPPAENKTEENRYVVRLSESNLVI; encoded by the exons ATGAAGCCAAGTCTGCTGTGCCGGCCCCTGTCCTGCTTCCTTATG TGCCCACCTGGAGAGGAGCCTGACCTG AACCCAGGTCAGGGCACATTATGCAGGCCCTGCCCCCCAGGCACCTTCTCAGCTGCATGGGGCTCCAGCCCATGTCAGCCCCATGCCCGCTGCAGCCTTCAGAGGAGgctggaggcccaggtgggcacgGCAACTCAAGATACACTCTGTGGAGACTGCTGGCCTGG GTGGTTTGGGCCTTGGGGGGTTCCCCGTGTTCCATGTCAACCGTGTTCCTGGGCACCTCTGGGTATTCACGGCTGTGATG AGTGGGGTCGGCGGGCCCGACGTGGCGTGGAGGTGGCAGCAGGGGCCAGCAGCGGTGGTGAGACACGGCAGCCTGGGAATGGCACCCGGGCAGGTGGCCCAGAGGAGACGGCCGCCCAGTACGCGGTCATCGCCATCGTGCCTGTCTTCTGCCTCATGGGGCTGTTGGGCATCCTGGTGTGCAACCTCCTCAAGCGGAAGGGCTACCACTGCACGGCGCACAAGGAGGTCGGGCCcggccctggaggtggaggcagtg GAATCAACCCTGCCTACCGGACTGAGGATGTCAATGAGGACACCATTGGGGTCCTGGTGCGCCTGATCACAGAGAAGAAAG AGAATGCTGCGGCCCTGGAGGAGCTGCTGAAAGAGTACCACAGCAAACAGCTGGTGCAGACGAGCCACAGGCCTGTGTCCAA GCTGCCGCCAGCGCCCCCGAACGTGCCGCACATCTGCCCGCACCGCCACCACCTCCACACCGTGCAGGGCCTGGCCTCGCTCTCTGGCCCCTGCTGCTCCCGTTGTAGCCAGAAGAAGTGGCCTGAGGTGCTGCTGTCCCCTGAGGCTGTAGCTGCCACTACTTCTGCTCCCAGCTTTCTGCCTAACCCGACCAGGGTTCCCAAGGCCGGGGCCAAGGCAGGGCGCCAGGGCGAGATCACCATCTTATCTGTGGGCAG GTTCCGCGTGGCTCGAATTCCTGAGCAACGGACAAGTTCAATGGTGTCTGAGGTGAAGACCATCACGGAGGCTGGGCCCTCGGCGGGTGATCTCCCTGACTCCCCACAACCTGGCCTCCCCGCTGAGCAGCAGGCACTGCTAGGAAGTGGCGGAAGCCATACTAAGTGGCTGAAGCCCCCAGCAGAGAACAAGACCGAG GAGAACCGCTACGTGGTCCGCCTAAGTGAGAGCAACCTGGTCATCTGA
- the RELT gene encoding tumor necrosis factor receptor superfamily member 19L isoform X2, whose translation MKPSLLCRPLSCFLMLLPWPLATLTSTTLWQCPPGEEPDLNPGQGTLCRPCPPGTFSAAWGSSPCQPHARCSLQRRLEAQVGTATQDTLCGDCWPGWFGPWGVPRVPCQPCSWAPLGIHGCDEWGRRARRGVEVAAGASSGGETRQPGNGTRAGGPEETAAQYAVIAIVPVFCLMGLLGILVCNLLKRKGYHCTAHKEVGPGPGGGGRINPAYRTEDVNEDTIGVLVRLITEKKENAAALEELLKEYHSKQLVQTSHRPVSKLPPAPPNVPHICPHRHHLHTVQGLASLSGPCCSRCSQKKWPEVLLSPEAVAATTSAPSFLPNPTRVPKAGAKAGRQGEITILSVGRFRVARIPEQRTSSMVSEVKTITEAGPSAGDLPDSPQPGLPAEQQALLGSGGSHTKWLKPPAENKTEENRYVVRLSESNLVI comes from the exons ATGAAGCCAAGTCTGCTGTGCCGGCCCCTGTCCTGCTTCCTTATG CTGCTGCCCTGGCCTCTGGCCACCCTGACATCAACAACCCTTTGGCAGTGCCCACCTGGAGAGGAGCCTGACCTG AACCCAGGTCAGGGCACATTATGCAGGCCCTGCCCCCCAGGCACCTTCTCAGCTGCATGGGGCTCCAGCCCATGTCAGCCCCATGCCCGCTGCAGCCTTCAGAGGAGgctggaggcccaggtgggcacgGCAACTCAAGATACACTCTGTGGAGACTGCTGGCCTGG GTGGTTTGGGCCTTGGGGGGTTCCCCGTGTTCCATGTCAACCGTGTTCCTGGGCACCTCTGGGTATTCACGGCTGTGATG AGTGGGGTCGGCGGGCCCGACGTGGCGTGGAGGTGGCAGCAGGGGCCAGCAGCGGTGGTGAGACACGGCAGCCTGGGAATGGCACCCGGGCAGGTGGCCCAGAGGAGACGGCCGCCCAGTACGCGGTCATCGCCATCGTGCCTGTCTTCTGCCTCATGGGGCTGTTGGGCATCCTGGTGTGCAACCTCCTCAAGCGGAAGGGCTACCACTGCACGGCGCACAAGGAGGTCGGGCCcggccctggaggtggaggca GAATCAACCCTGCCTACCGGACTGAGGATGTCAATGAGGACACCATTGGGGTCCTGGTGCGCCTGATCACAGAGAAGAAAG AGAATGCTGCGGCCCTGGAGGAGCTGCTGAAAGAGTACCACAGCAAACAGCTGGTGCAGACGAGCCACAGGCCTGTGTCCAA GCTGCCGCCAGCGCCCCCGAACGTGCCGCACATCTGCCCGCACCGCCACCACCTCCACACCGTGCAGGGCCTGGCCTCGCTCTCTGGCCCCTGCTGCTCCCGTTGTAGCCAGAAGAAGTGGCCTGAGGTGCTGCTGTCCCCTGAGGCTGTAGCTGCCACTACTTCTGCTCCCAGCTTTCTGCCTAACCCGACCAGGGTTCCCAAGGCCGGGGCCAAGGCAGGGCGCCAGGGCGAGATCACCATCTTATCTGTGGGCAG GTTCCGCGTGGCTCGAATTCCTGAGCAACGGACAAGTTCAATGGTGTCTGAGGTGAAGACCATCACGGAGGCTGGGCCCTCGGCGGGTGATCTCCCTGACTCCCCACAACCTGGCCTCCCCGCTGAGCAGCAGGCACTGCTAGGAAGTGGCGGAAGCCATACTAAGTGGCTGAAGCCCCCAGCAGAGAACAAGACCGAG GAGAACCGCTACGTGGTCCGCCTAAGTGAGAGCAACCTGGTCATCTGA
- the RELT gene encoding tumor necrosis factor receptor superfamily member 19L isoform X4 codes for MKPSLLCRPLSCFLMLLPWPLATLTSTTLWQCPPGEEPDLNPGQGTLCRPCPPGTFSAAWGSSPCQPHARCSLQRRLEAQVGTATQDTLCGDCWPGWFGPWGVPRVPCQPCSWAPLGIHGCDEWGRRARRGVEVAAGASSGGETRQPGNGTRAGGPEETAAQYAVIAIVPVFCLMGLLGILVCNLLKRKGYHCTAHKEVGPGPGGGGRINPAYRTEDVNEDTIGVLVRLITEKKENAAALEELLKEYHSKQLVQTSHRPVSKLPPAPPNVPHICPHRHHLHTVQGLASLSGPCCSRCSQKKWPEVLLSPEAVAATTSAPSFLPNPTRVPKAGAKAGRQGEITILSVGRFRVARIPEQRTSSMVSEVKTITEAGPSAGDLPDSPQPGLPAEQQALLGSGGSHTKWLKPPAENKTENRYVVRLSESNLVI; via the exons ATGAAGCCAAGTCTGCTGTGCCGGCCCCTGTCCTGCTTCCTTATG CTGCTGCCCTGGCCTCTGGCCACCCTGACATCAACAACCCTTTGGCAGTGCCCACCTGGAGAGGAGCCTGACCTG AACCCAGGTCAGGGCACATTATGCAGGCCCTGCCCCCCAGGCACCTTCTCAGCTGCATGGGGCTCCAGCCCATGTCAGCCCCATGCCCGCTGCAGCCTTCAGAGGAGgctggaggcccaggtgggcacgGCAACTCAAGATACACTCTGTGGAGACTGCTGGCCTGG GTGGTTTGGGCCTTGGGGGGTTCCCCGTGTTCCATGTCAACCGTGTTCCTGGGCACCTCTGGGTATTCACGGCTGTGATG AGTGGGGTCGGCGGGCCCGACGTGGCGTGGAGGTGGCAGCAGGGGCCAGCAGCGGTGGTGAGACACGGCAGCCTGGGAATGGCACCCGGGCAGGTGGCCCAGAGGAGACGGCCGCCCAGTACGCGGTCATCGCCATCGTGCCTGTCTTCTGCCTCATGGGGCTGTTGGGCATCCTGGTGTGCAACCTCCTCAAGCGGAAGGGCTACCACTGCACGGCGCACAAGGAGGTCGGGCCcggccctggaggtggaggca GAATCAACCCTGCCTACCGGACTGAGGATGTCAATGAGGACACCATTGGGGTCCTGGTGCGCCTGATCACAGAGAAGAAAG AGAATGCTGCGGCCCTGGAGGAGCTGCTGAAAGAGTACCACAGCAAACAGCTGGTGCAGACGAGCCACAGGCCTGTGTCCAA GCTGCCGCCAGCGCCCCCGAACGTGCCGCACATCTGCCCGCACCGCCACCACCTCCACACCGTGCAGGGCCTGGCCTCGCTCTCTGGCCCCTGCTGCTCCCGTTGTAGCCAGAAGAAGTGGCCTGAGGTGCTGCTGTCCCCTGAGGCTGTAGCTGCCACTACTTCTGCTCCCAGCTTTCTGCCTAACCCGACCAGGGTTCCCAAGGCCGGGGCCAAGGCAGGGCGCCAGGGCGAGATCACCATCTTATCTGTGGGCAG GTTCCGCGTGGCTCGAATTCCTGAGCAACGGACAAGTTCAATGGTGTCTGAGGTGAAGACCATCACGGAGGCTGGGCCCTCGGCGGGTGATCTCCCTGACTCCCCACAACCTGGCCTCCCCGCTGAGCAGCAGGCACTGCTAGGAAGTGGCGGAAGCCATACTAAGTGGCTGAAGCCCCCAGCAGAGAACAAGACCGAG AACCGCTACGTGGTCCGCCTAAGTGAGAGCAACCTGGTCATCTGA